In Nostoc sp. UHCC 0926, a single genomic region encodes these proteins:
- the pstB gene encoding phosphate ABC transporter ATP-binding protein PstB — MATNVSTVNDTQTVLRTENLNVYYGKFLALQNIWLDIPKNQVTAFIGPSGCGKSTLLRCYNRLNDLIESFRAEGKILFYDKNLYASDIDPVEVRRRIGMVFQRPNPFPKSIYDNIAFGAKINGYKGNMDELVERSLRQAALWDEVKDKLRQSGSSLSGGQQQRLCIARAIAVQPEIILMDEPCSALDPISTLRVEELIHQLKEQYTIVIVTHNMQQAARVSDKTAFFNVKTTETGGRNGYMVEYDATELIFNNPQQQDTRDYVSGRFG; from the coding sequence ATGGCTACCAATGTTAGCACAGTGAATGATACTCAAACCGTTTTACGCACCGAAAACCTCAACGTTTACTACGGCAAATTTTTAGCCTTGCAGAATATTTGGCTAGATATACCAAAAAATCAGGTGACAGCCTTTATCGGTCCTTCTGGTTGTGGTAAAAGTACGTTGTTACGATGCTATAACCGCCTCAATGACCTGATTGAGTCATTTCGGGCAGAAGGTAAAATACTTTTTTACGATAAAAACTTGTATGCATCCGACATTGATCCTGTAGAAGTGCGTCGGAGAATTGGGATGGTGTTTCAAAGACCAAACCCGTTTCCAAAATCAATTTATGACAATATTGCTTTTGGAGCCAAAATCAACGGCTACAAAGGTAATATGGATGAATTGGTAGAACGGAGTTTGCGGCAAGCGGCTTTGTGGGACGAAGTAAAAGATAAACTGCGACAAAGTGGCTCGTCTTTATCAGGTGGACAACAACAGAGATTATGTATTGCTCGTGCGATCGCAGTCCAACCTGAAATTATATTAATGGATGAACCTTGCTCCGCTCTCGACCCCATTTCCACGTTACGGGTTGAAGAACTTATTCACCAACTTAAAGAGCAATATACGATCGTTATCGTTACCCATAATATGCAGCAAGCAGCGCGAGTTTCTGATAAGACAGCCTTTTTTAATGTTAAAACTACAGAGACTGGAGGTCGTAACGGCTACATGGTAGAGTACGACGCAACAGAACTAATTTTCAACAATCCTCAGCAGCAAGATACCAGAGATTACGTTAGCGGCAGATTTGGATAA
- a CDS encoding response regulator: protein MKSQANSKPKILVVDDEPDNLDLLYRTFYRDYKVLRAASGPAALDLLAQEGEVAVIISDQRMPMMSGTEFLSLTATQYPDIIRIILTGYTDVEDLVEAINAGKVFKYVTKPWEAEELKAVVRQALDTHNVLKARTRELTRTLRQESLLNTVTNTIRSALDYRQILQAIVDTVGHMLEVDVCLLRPFQDEQLADKGFIYQKALEEKEHGDTGIWGHGDQQINFPLVPPSPSPPIPPSSLLAQTVWETREVQVIHDVIDDQRIHGKTPELRERGAAFAAANICSSLVVPLICQQELMAVLALHQCSLPRFWGDDEVQLVLMVADQAALALSQAYAYEQVRALAKREALINTITSAIRSSLDPQDIFAAITQQLGQALQVDGCVLSLWTEEDEFVQCVGLYDSFQQPENLRRHSSPQALLAPEKNLNNNNLLTQRLPYSHASIQENPILQQMLQTHQPVVIGNVGHSPSQVNGFDLPLKMPARSLMFVPLLADGKCIGSITLHEGKKVRRWLSSDIDLAKAVAAQAAIAVQQSHLYQKTRQQAERLLELDKQKTEFFQNISHEFRTPITLIQGPLESAVAAGEGLSYSQCAIALRNSRRLLRLVNQLLDLQRLDAGRMQPSFCPCDLVEFVSQIVESFRPYCEKKGLHLVTQLDECSTVYLDMEKFDKVVYNLLSNAMKFTPEGGTISIRLKSENDRCILKVQDTGIGIVKEQIPHLFERFRQAEGSANRSYEGSGLGLALVKELVELHGGQVTVESVYGEGTTFSLWLVTGNAHLPALQVLETPTELNTSRASVELADLELVDPTIDNIEDITRNFSPSIDTQDSALKTQQRQTAQQGEPLHTAGSSILVVDDNPDLRTYVSEIFRRNGYHVQTARNGYEGYGIAKEITPSLIVTDLMMPLVSGLEMIQMIRNEEKLKGTPIILLTAKVDEQTRIEGTEHGADAYLAKPFNDRELLAEVRNLLALKENERRIVELNTYLTESVLKRFLPAVLVQKAATGDLTLDLRPEPRLITVLFSDIVGFTQLANTLRSRRVAELLNEYLEAMTKVVFGNGGTVDKFMGDAILALYGAPEELTPNEQVRRAINTARAMHRSLADLNQRWRDQGVFDGDKLTSVQFRCGIHQGTAVVGMFGSAERADYTAIGPSVNIAARLQAAALPGTILVSAAVADYLQEEEITKGSPLELKGVDETVLTFAVTPEIMVNR, encoded by the coding sequence ATGAAATCCCAAGCAAACAGTAAGCCTAAAATTTTGGTTGTCGATGATGAACCAGACAACCTTGATTTGCTTTACCGCACTTTCTATCGCGACTATAAGGTGCTCAGGGCAGCCTCTGGCCCTGCGGCACTGGATCTGCTGGCTCAAGAGGGAGAAGTCGCAGTGATCATCTCCGATCAGCGAATGCCGATGATGAGCGGTACAGAATTTTTGAGCCTAACAGCAACTCAATATCCAGATATTATCCGGATTATTTTAACTGGCTACACCGATGTCGAAGACCTGGTGGAAGCAATCAACGCTGGTAAAGTATTTAAATATGTCACTAAACCGTGGGAAGCCGAGGAACTCAAAGCAGTGGTACGCCAAGCTTTGGATACCCACAATGTCCTCAAAGCCCGCACCCGCGAACTTACCCGCACACTCCGGCAAGAATCGCTGCTAAATACCGTCACAAATACGATTCGCAGTGCTTTAGACTATCGCCAAATTTTACAGGCAATTGTAGATACAGTGGGCCATATGTTGGAGGTGGATGTCTGCCTGTTGCGTCCCTTCCAAGATGAGCAGTTGGCGGATAAAGGATTCATTTATCAGAAGGCTTTGGAAGAAAAAGAACACGGGGACACGGGGATATGGGGACACGGAGATCAGCAAATCAATTTTCCTCTTGTCCCCCCATCTCCCTCTCCTCCCATCCCTCCCTCCTCCCTGCTGGCTCAAACGGTGTGGGAAACCCGCGAAGTCCAGGTAATTCACGATGTGATCGATGATCAGCGCATTCACGGTAAAACTCCCGAACTGCGCGAACGTGGGGCAGCTTTTGCTGCTGCTAACATTTGTTCTAGTTTAGTTGTGCCATTGATCTGCCAACAAGAACTGATGGCAGTGCTGGCACTACACCAGTGTTCTCTGCCTCGCTTTTGGGGGGATGATGAGGTGCAGCTAGTGTTGATGGTAGCGGATCAGGCAGCTTTAGCTTTGTCTCAAGCTTATGCTTACGAACAAGTACGTGCTCTTGCCAAGCGAGAAGCCCTAATTAATACGATTACTAGCGCGATTCGCTCTAGCTTAGACCCCCAAGATATTTTTGCGGCTATTACTCAGCAATTGGGGCAAGCCTTACAAGTCGATGGCTGTGTCCTGTCTTTGTGGACAGAGGAAGATGAATTTGTCCAGTGTGTGGGCTTGTATGACAGTTTTCAACAGCCGGAAAATTTGCGTAGGCACAGCTCGCCGCAGGCATTGCTAGCCCCAGAGAAAAATTTAAATAATAATAACCTATTAACTCAGAGATTACCCTACTCTCATGCATCTATACAGGAGAATCCAATCCTCCAACAAATGCTACAGACACATCAACCTGTGGTAATTGGTAATGTGGGTCATTCTCCCTCACAAGTGAACGGTTTTGATTTGCCTTTAAAAATGCCAGCGCGATCGCTAATGTTTGTGCCATTATTGGCTGATGGGAAATGTATAGGTAGTATTACTTTACATGAAGGTAAAAAAGTCCGCCGATGGCTCTCATCTGATATCGATTTGGCTAAAGCAGTAGCAGCCCAAGCAGCGATCGCTGTGCAACAGTCACACTTATATCAAAAAACTCGCCAACAAGCTGAACGCTTACTGGAATTAGATAAACAAAAAACCGAATTTTTCCAAAATATTTCCCATGAGTTTCGCACTCCCATCACCTTGATTCAAGGGCCTTTAGAGTCGGCGGTGGCGGCTGGTGAGGGATTATCTTACTCCCAATGTGCGATCGCCCTGCGTAACTCCCGTCGCCTGCTACGACTGGTAAATCAACTGCTGGATTTACAACGCCTGGATGCGGGGAGAATGCAGCCTAGTTTTTGCCCTTGCGATCTAGTCGAATTTGTCAGCCAAATTGTTGAATCTTTTCGTCCCTACTGTGAGAAAAAGGGACTGCATCTAGTCACTCAGTTAGATGAATGTTCTACGGTGTACTTAGATATGGAAAAATTTGATAAGGTGGTTTACAACCTGCTGTCAAATGCCATGAAGTTTACTCCTGAAGGTGGCACGATCAGCATCAGACTAAAATCTGAAAATGACCGTTGCATACTGAAAGTACAAGACACTGGTATTGGCATTGTTAAAGAACAAATTCCTCACCTATTTGAGCGCTTCCGCCAAGCTGAAGGTTCAGCAAACCGCTCCTATGAAGGCAGTGGTTTGGGTTTAGCTTTAGTTAAAGAATTGGTAGAATTACATGGTGGTCAAGTCACTGTGGAATCAGTTTATGGCGAAGGCACTACCTTTAGTTTATGGCTTGTTACTGGAAACGCTCATTTACCCGCACTGCAAGTACTAGAAACGCCTACCGAACTGAACACGAGCCGCGCTAGCGTAGAATTGGCTGATTTAGAACTGGTAGACCCAACAATAGACAATATTGAAGATATTACAAGAAATTTCTCGCCCAGTATTGATACTCAAGACTCAGCACTTAAGACTCAGCAACGCCAGACCGCTCAACAGGGGGAACCCCTGCACACGGCTGGCTCCTCAATTTTAGTTGTAGATGATAACCCGGATTTGCGAACCTATGTATCTGAAATTTTCCGCCGCAATGGCTATCATGTACAGACAGCTCGTAATGGTTATGAAGGGTATGGGATAGCTAAGGAAATTACACCCAGCTTGATTGTGACTGACTTAATGATGCCCTTGGTGAGCGGACTTGAGATGATTCAGATGATCCGCAATGAGGAGAAGCTGAAAGGAACACCAATCATTCTGCTGACAGCGAAAGTTGATGAGCAAACCCGCATCGAAGGTACAGAACATGGCGCGGATGCTTATTTAGCAAAACCATTCAATGATCGGGAACTTTTGGCGGAAGTTCGGAATCTTTTAGCATTGAAAGAAAATGAACGACGAATCGTGGAGTTAAATACTTATCTAACAGAATCGGTGCTAAAGCGCTTTTTGCCGGCTGTATTGGTGCAAAAAGCCGCAACCGGAGATTTAACGTTAGATTTGCGCCCAGAACCACGCTTAATTACAGTTTTGTTTAGTGACATTGTGGGTTTTACACAGCTAGCAAATACCCTCAGATCCCGGCGAGTAGCAGAGTTGCTAAATGAATATTTAGAAGCCATGACTAAGGTTGTGTTTGGCAATGGCGGTACTGTAGATAAATTTATGGGAGATGCTATCTTAGCTTTATACGGAGCGCCGGAAGAACTAACTCCTAATGAACAGGTACGTCGTGCTATCAATACAGCAAGAGCAATGCACCGCTCACTGGCTGACTTGAACCAGCGCTGGCGAGACCAAGGTGTATTTGATGGCGATAAACTTACTAGCGTCCAGTTCCGGTGCGGTATCCACCAAGGTACAGCTGTTGTGGGAATGTTTGGTAGTGCTGAACGTGCTGATTATACCGCCATTGGTCCAAGTGTGAATATTGCTGCAAGGTTACAAGCTGCTGCCCTTCCCGGTACGATCCTGGTTTCTGCTGCCGTGGCAGATTATTTGCAGGAAGAAGAAATTACTAAAGGTAGTCCGCTAGAACTTAAAGGAGTAGATGAAACAGTTTTGACTTTCGCTGTTACACCAGAGATAATGGTTAATCGCTAA
- a CDS encoding GNAT family N-acetyltransferase, with amino-acid sequence MNKINPKLTLKYRFFHPYQQQPIDPACCQFQIRTAIPADLIGVAQIIAESFHSQQGMWGWAFPLLRLGIYEDLRHRMASPLPRHICLVAFEATTDAANNLVGSVELGVRYSDSWSQVGMGFPYLSNLAVHPKFRRHGVASGLLTSCEKVSREWGFQDLYLHVLENNHQARQLYFKLGYRVHKVESNWNTFFLRRSSQMLLHKHLSDDSTI; translated from the coding sequence TTGAATAAAATCAATCCTAAACTAACCTTGAAATATCGGTTTTTTCATCCATACCAGCAACAGCCAATCGATCCAGCTTGCTGCCAATTTCAAATTCGTACAGCTATACCTGCTGATTTGATCGGTGTTGCCCAAATTATTGCTGAAAGCTTTCACTCCCAACAGGGTATGTGGGGATGGGCTTTTCCATTGCTACGTCTGGGTATTTACGAAGACTTAAGGCATCGCATGGCATCACCTTTGCCGCGTCATATTTGTTTAGTCGCCTTTGAAGCTACTACTGATGCGGCTAATAACTTAGTGGGAAGCGTGGAACTGGGTGTACGTTACAGTGATTCGTGGAGCCAGGTCGGCATGGGTTTTCCTTACTTATCTAATTTAGCGGTTCACCCAAAATTCCGTAGACATGGTGTAGCTTCCGGCTTACTGACTAGCTGTGAAAAAGTCTCTCGCGAGTGGGGATTTCAAGACTTATATCTCCACGTTTTGGAAAATAACCATCAAGCAAGGCAACTTTATTTCAAGCTGGGATATCGGGTGCATAAAGTTGAATCGAATTGGAATACATTTTTCTTAAGACGTTCAAGCCAGATGTTATTGCACAAGCATCTGAGTGATGATTCCACTATCTGA
- a CDS encoding histidinol-phosphate transaminase → MLPFIRSDLAQFTAYKPHPSSDTVDSVPIQFDRLDTNESPYDLPPELKEKLAWTYQQVIETNRYPDGGHETLKDAIAEYINESAGLSLSNTAANISVGNGSDELIRSLLIATCLGGEGSILVANPTFSMYGILAQTLGIPVVAVGRNETNFEIDISAAQSAIEQTQNPPIRVVFVVHPNSPTANSLTTAELIWLKSLSEHILVVIDEAYFEFSQTTLVGELARHPNWVILRTFSKAFRLAALRVGYCVAHPEAIAILEKVRLPYNLPSFSIAAALVALQNRTLLLESIRQTLSERTKLIEILSQQPKLQITTSAANFIYLRLKANGFNSQEAALKTFHQKLRTLGTLVRHISGGLRITVGTIEENARTVNRVQAALANWEF, encoded by the coding sequence ATGCTTCCCTTCATCCGGTCAGATTTAGCCCAATTTACCGCGTATAAACCCCACCCAAGCAGCGATACAGTCGATTCTGTGCCCATCCAATTTGATCGACTGGATACAAATGAAAGCCCCTATGATTTACCACCGGAGTTAAAAGAGAAGCTGGCCTGGACGTATCAGCAAGTAATTGAAACAAATCGTTATCCTGATGGTGGACATGAAACACTTAAGGATGCGATCGCCGAATACATCAATGAATCAGCCGGTCTGTCGCTATCCAATACTGCTGCCAATATTTCTGTGGGCAATGGTTCAGATGAACTAATCCGCTCTTTATTAATCGCCACCTGTCTAGGAGGAGAAGGTTCAATTCTAGTTGCCAATCCCACTTTCTCTATGTACGGAATTTTGGCACAAACTTTGGGCATTCCTGTAGTGGCGGTGGGTAGAAATGAAACAAATTTTGAAATTGACATAAGCGCCGCCCAGTCTGCAATCGAACAAACTCAAAATCCCCCTATTCGCGTAGTTTTTGTAGTGCATCCCAATTCACCGACTGCCAATAGTTTAACTACGGCAGAGTTGATATGGTTAAAAAGTCTGAGTGAGCATATTTTGGTAGTAATTGATGAAGCTTACTTTGAATTCAGCCAAACTACGCTAGTGGGTGAATTAGCACGGCATCCCAATTGGGTAATATTACGCACTTTTTCTAAAGCCTTCCGATTGGCTGCTCTCCGTGTTGGCTATTGTGTCGCTCATCCCGAAGCGATCGCCATTTTAGAAAAAGTTCGCTTACCTTACAATCTGCCCAGCTTTTCCATAGCAGCAGCATTAGTTGCTTTACAAAACCGCACACTTTTACTGGAGTCAATTCGCCAAACCCTGAGTGAACGAACCAAACTCATCGAAATTTTATCCCAGCAACCAAAACTACAAATTACCACAAGCGCTGCTAACTTTATTTACCTACGTCTTAAAGCAAATGGCTTTAATTCACAAGAGGCTGCGTTAAAAACTTTCCACCAGAAACTTAGAACACTCGGAACTCTTGTGCGACACATTAGCGGAGGATTGCGAATTACTGTAGGAACGATAGAGGAAAACGCGCGCACTGTTAATCGAGTCCAAGCTGCTTTGGCAAATTGGGAATTTTAG
- a CDS encoding YqiA/YcfP family alpha/beta fold hydrolase, giving the protein MQYIYLHGFASSPNSAKARDIGDRFAQIHTKLKIPDLNAGDFSQLTITRQITQVAAEFSNDSTPVTLIGSSLGGLTAAHLGQQYLQVERLVLLAPAFGFLSHWLPKLGDEEVQRWQQEKYIMVYHYGEGRKLPLSYDFVTDAAQYQEELLQRPIPTLILHGKKDEVIPIEASRDFARLRPRVELVELASDHALADVMEEIWQAIRLFCQLP; this is encoded by the coding sequence TTGCAATACATATATCTTCACGGCTTTGCTTCTAGTCCTAATTCTGCCAAAGCGCGGGATATCGGCGATCGCTTTGCCCAAATTCACACAAAGCTAAAAATTCCTGATTTGAATGCTGGCGATTTTTCGCAGTTGACAATCACTCGTCAGATCACTCAAGTTGCCGCAGAATTCAGCAATGATTCTACGCCAGTAACGCTGATTGGCTCAAGTTTAGGTGGTTTGACCGCTGCCCACTTAGGACAGCAATATTTACAAGTAGAACGTCTTGTGCTGCTAGCACCAGCTTTTGGGTTTTTATCTCATTGGTTGCCCAAGCTAGGCGATGAAGAAGTACAGCGTTGGCAGCAAGAAAAATATATCATGGTCTACCACTATGGGGAGGGGCGAAAGCTTCCCTTAAGTTACGATTTCGTTACAGATGCTGCCCAATACCAAGAGGAGCTTTTACAACGTCCTATCCCCACCCTGATTTTGCATGGAAAAAAGGATGAAGTCATCCCCATCGAAGCTAGTCGTGACTTTGCGCGTTTGCGTCCAAGGGTAGAGTTAGTCGAACTCGCCAGTGACCACGCCTTGGCTGATGTTATGGAAGAAATTTGGCAGGCAATTCGCCTCTTTTGCCAGTTACCTTGA
- the gor gene encoding glutathione-disulfide reductase: MTFDYDLFVIGAGSGGLAASKRAASFGAKVAIAEDDLVGGTCVIRGCVPKKLMVYASHFPALFSDAAGYGWKVGNAELDWEYFITSIDKEVRRLSQLHISFLEKAGVQLIPSRATLVDPHTVEVDGRKVTADKILIAVGGRPVKPDLSGMEYGITSNEIFHLKEQPKHIVIIGAGYIGTEFACIMRGLGSEVTQITRGEKILNGFDEDVRIEIEEGMTNHGIRLIKNNVVKTIEGVPEGLKLTLSGDDQQPLIADVFLVATGRIPNVDGLGLKNAGVDVVASSIEGPGYPTTSAIAVNEYSQTSQANIFAVGDVTDRINLTPVAIGEGRAFADSEFGNNRREFSHQTVPTAIFSNPEAATVGWTEAEAREKLGDAVTIYRTRFRPMYHSLTGKQEKTMMKLVVDSKTDKVLGAHMVGENAAEIIQGVAIAVKMGATKKDFDATVGIHPSAAEEFVTMR, translated from the coding sequence ATGACTTTTGATTACGACCTGTTTGTAATTGGTGCGGGTTCTGGAGGTTTGGCGGCTTCCAAACGGGCAGCTAGCTTTGGGGCAAAAGTGGCGATCGCTGAAGATGATTTAGTTGGTGGGACTTGTGTAATTCGCGGTTGCGTTCCCAAAAAACTCATGGTCTATGCCTCTCACTTCCCCGCACTATTCAGTGACGCCGCAGGCTATGGCTGGAAAGTCGGTAATGCGGAGTTGGACTGGGAATATTTCATTACATCTATAGATAAGGAAGTTCGGCGACTGTCGCAACTACATATAAGCTTTTTAGAAAAAGCGGGAGTGCAACTAATTCCTAGTCGCGCCACGTTGGTAGACCCCCACACAGTAGAAGTTGATGGACGCAAAGTTACAGCAGACAAAATTTTAATTGCTGTTGGTGGGCGTCCTGTCAAGCCAGATTTATCAGGGATGGAATACGGCATTACCTCTAATGAAATCTTTCATCTCAAAGAACAACCAAAACACATAGTTATTATTGGTGCTGGTTATATCGGCACGGAATTTGCCTGTATTATGCGCGGTTTAGGTTCTGAGGTGACACAAATTACCAGAGGTGAAAAGATTTTGAACGGGTTTGATGAGGATGTCCGCATAGAAATCGAAGAGGGGATGACAAACCACGGAATTCGGCTGATTAAGAATAATGTGGTAAAAACAATTGAAGGTGTGCCAGAAGGGTTAAAACTGACTTTATCAGGGGACGACCAACAACCACTAATTGCCGATGTCTTTTTAGTGGCGACCGGTCGGATTCCTAATGTAGATGGACTAGGTTTAAAAAACGCTGGGGTTGATGTTGTCGCTAGTTCTATCGAAGGGCCTGGATACCCAACCACAAGTGCGATCGCAGTCAATGAATATAGTCAAACTAGTCAAGCGAATATATTTGCCGTTGGCGATGTCACCGACCGAATTAATTTAACTCCTGTGGCCATTGGCGAAGGTCGCGCCTTTGCAGATAGCGAATTTGGCAACAATCGGCGAGAATTCAGTCACCAAACTGTACCCACAGCAATATTTTCTAACCCAGAAGCCGCTACAGTCGGCTGGACAGAAGCCGAAGCACGGGAAAAACTCGGTGATGCTGTAACAATTTATCGCACTCGCTTCCGCCCCATGTACCATAGTTTAACTGGTAAGCAAGAGAAGACAATGATGAAGTTGGTGGTTGATAGCAAGACTGACAAAGTGCTGGGCGCTCACATGGTGGGTGAAAATGCCGCTGAAATCATTCAAGGTGTGGCGATCGCTGTGAAGATGGGCGCAACTAAAAAAGACTTTGACGCCACTGTTGGTATCCATCCCTCCGCAGCGGAAGAATTTGTCACAATGCGGTAA